GAACCTGTACCAGTTACTGCTTGAGACGTTACTGTAAATTTAGAGCCTGAATCAAGTTGTGTATTAGCCAAAGCATTAATGGTATCCAAAGAAATATTTGTCTGAACAGAGTCTTGGAGATTATTAACGATTGAAGTAAAGTTTGATACAGACTTTAGAGAAGCCAACTTGTTTACAATCGCAGAAATGACTTTCTCCTGGTTTTTACCACGGTCATTATCTCCGCCATCTAAACTATAGCGTTCACGAACAAATCCAAGTGCTTGCTCTGAATTCATTTGGATATCTCCAACTGGGAAATCAAACTTCCCATGAAGACTTGTGAAAGCTTGATCATTATGGACTGTCACACCACCAAGTTGGTCAATCAACTTAAGGAAAGATGTGAAGTTAATTCGTGCATAGTAATCAATCTTAATACCATATAGATCTTCCAGAGTTTGTTCAGATGTTTCAACGCCATAAATACCTGCGTGGGTTAATTTATCATACTGGTCTGCCCCACCACCAGGAATCTTAACGTATGCATCACGTGGAGTAGTCGTCAATAGAATCTTATGTGTATTCATGTTTACTGTCATAATGATATTGACATCTGAACGTGACACTGTTGAAATCGAACCGTAGGTATCAATACCACTAATATAAATATTGAAGACTTTTGAATCTACTTGTTTTGCAGAGTTGTTATTCTTCTTTTTAATTTTATAAGTATAAATTGTTTTTAGATTTGAAGCAAAGTTACTATCGACAGACTCTAATAGGCTAGCATAAGAGCCACTCAAGACCATAGCTTTAGATTTGCCAGACTTGAGATTATCATAAGCTTCTTGATATGAGGCAACATCATCAACTTTAACATCAACTTTTTTATCTTTTTTGAGAGCTGACATCAATATCTCGATATTGTTCTTATCAACCTTAGTAGGTGCCTGTACGCTAGTAAGCTGGCTCACATCTTTGATGTCACTTTCCTTAGGAACCACGATAATCATTTCTACTTCAGAAAAAGCTGCCGTCTGATTCATACGGTTAGTGATGTCAATCATTTGTTTAAAACCAAAAATACCAACCAGAGAAACTAGCGAGAAGATAACCAATACAACCGTTGTCACTAGTGGTGATTTCTTAGTCTTCTGAAGGAAGATGCTAATAGCAAGAACTACCAACAAACCAATAGTGATAATGATGTTCAAAAACCTAAAGGATAGGAAATTATAATTGAACATGGTGAATAATAAGACCAATGCTAAAATAGCATACAGAATGGTCAACCCAACGTTGACCATCCCCCACGATCTATTACTCGTCCGTTTCTGCTTACGTTTCATATGCGAACTCATATAAATTGCTCCTGAATATTAAAATTAGACATTCGCCATTATTATAACATTAATACAACTTCATTTCAATTGTCATTCTTTTTTCAAAAATTAAGAAAACGTTTTTATTATGATATCAATCATTTAATTTATATCATTTTCCATTATATTGTGAACTATCTTTCAAATTTTTAGTAGTTAAACTTTAAATTGTCGGATATTTACCTATTTATTACAAGTCTTCTTCTTCCAAATATTTTTATTTTTTCTAGTAGTTTGAAAAATTTTAACTTATTATCACTTCGAACAGATATTAGCTACAACACAAAAGGACGACCAAATGGCGTCCTTTTACAAACTAGTCTGCAATTAGTGTTTCAAGACCAACTTTCATCATGTCAGTGAAAGTATTTTGACGTTCCTCAGCTGTTGTGTCCTCATCTGGATTTACCAAACTATCAGAAATAGTCATAATAGCCAGAGCATCTACTTGGTGTTGGGCTGCAAGGTAGTAAAGTGCTGCTGCTTCCATTTCGACAGCCTTCACGCCCCATTTCCCAAGTTCAATATTTTTTTCAAAATAATTTGAGTAGAAAACATCAGAAGATAGAACATTACCAACATGTGTTGTCATACCAAAATTTTTGGCGATGTGATAAGCCTTATCCAAGAGATTGAAATTTGCAATTTGAGGAAAGTCGTATTGAGGCCAGTCATTACGAATAATATTAGAGTTAGTTGCTGCAGCTTGTGCTAGAACCAACTCACGAACGTGAACATCCTCATTCAAAGAGCCAGCAGTTCCTACGCGAATTAATTTTTTGACACCGTAGTCAACAATGAGCTCACGTGCATAGATAGAGATAGAAGGCATCCCCATCCCTGTTCCCATTACTGAGACACGTTCACCCTTGTATGTTCCTGTGTAACCAAACATGTTACGTACTTCGTTGAAACACACAGCATCTTCAAGGAAATTTTCGGCAATGAATTTCGCTCGTAAAGGATCTCCAGGTAGGAGAATTTTATCAGCAATTTCATCTTGCTTAGCAGCAATATGGATAGACATAATTAATCTATAAAGGGCGACAGAGACGAAGTAAAAATAAAAAACTTACGAAGATTGCCAATGCTATTCAGTTTATCTTTTTCACTCTTCTCCGCCCGTATTCAGTTCATTGAATACGGTTAACCCATCCTTTCTATTAATTTATAAAGGTTAAAGAGCAACTAGAAAGTAATTGAAAATAAGGAAGCTGACATAGCTCTACGCGTCTAAGCAGGTTAGCTATTTCCCAAACTCTCCACTCATTTTCAAATATAAATACCTGCTCCGCAATCCTTAAGTTATATTTTTTAAAGTTTTCTACTACTACTATATAAATAGTATATGAGCTACTTAAATGTTTAGATCTGGGTTAGTGAATCTAGAAAAGCAAATAATTTTTTATTCATTTGAGAATAATCATGATTATGCAATTGTTCTGGTGTTTGAACAAAATCTAACTGTTTATTTTGCTGGTACAAATGCTCTTCACCATCAGCAGCTATCAGTAAATCAATCGCTTCAAGGTCAAACTCTAAATGTGCTTGGAAGGCATAATGTTCAGGGCTAAAGCAAATTATTTGGCGTGGACAGCCCTTGCTAGTCGCAAGAACAACTGCCTTGTCGCTCAAACCAGGCATATCACCATGCCAGTGACCCGTGTTTAAAGTAGAACCAAGATTTTTAATGTGTGCTCATCAGCTAATCCTTCATCAGTTAAGGTCAAAGGGAAAACGCCAATTTCACGTTCTGGACTATGTTCATATTTTCCACCATAAGCTACAGATAAAAGTTGAGCCCCTAAGCATACCCCGACAATATAGATATCAGCATCAATTGCTTTTTGAATTAATGCAATTTCAGCCTTTGGATCATAGTATGGAAAGACTTGACGATCTTCATCAGGTGACTGAGGTCCGCCCATTACTATAAGGAAATCAATATCATCAACAGTTTCTGGAAGTTCTTCTTCCTCATAAACCCTTGTTGACGAAATATGATGTCCACGCTTTTGAGCCCATTTCAAATAAGCTCCTGGAACCTCAAATTTTTCGTGTAAGATAAAATGAATATTCATAATCTTTCTTTCCATTTATTGTTTATCATCCTTGATAGGATACTTGCTAGTATAAGTGGGAATACGATAACTCCTCCTATACCTGTAAAACCAACAACCAAGGCTATTCCTGTTAGGGGGGGATCAAGCATTGTCCCTAAAAATACGGTTGCCCCTAGTAACATTCCTAAACTAAGACTATGAGAAAATCCAAAATTTCCAAGAAGCACCGTTATCAGATAACCCGTACCTACACCTATAGCAAACGATGGCATCAGAGTTCCACCATAAGCACCACTCCTTAAAAGTAGACAGACTAATAGACATTTGATGATGAGAATGACAAGAAGATATGCTGAAGAGTTTCCAGAAAAAATCCATTGAGCTAAAACCTGTCCGTTTCCCATAAAAATTGGAAGGTAAGCTGACAGTCCACCAAGAATCATAAAGGTAAAGGACAACGTCCAAAGAATTTCTTTACCTGTAATATGATGTTTACTGGCCTTCTTTGCAAAATATCCAAATATTATGGCAAGTGCTGTTACAAATAATGCTAAGATGATTGCCTGTATAAAACTGGAAGAATCAATAGTCACTTTATCTATTATATATAAAGCGTGTCCACCAACAATTGGTTTGGTACAATAAGCAGATACATAAGTGGTCGCAAGAATAATAATGATATTCTTTAGTTTCTAACAGACTCCTAAGGTTTACAAAACAAACAAAGCACTAGCAAAAGGCACTTGGTAAACAGATGCTAGCCCTGAGCCAGCACCACAAGCAATTAATAATTGTCTATCGGAAATGAATAAATGCAATCCTTTAGAAAGACTCCCACCAAAGAGAGCACCCAATTCTCGAGGTGCTCCTTCTTTGCCTATTGAGGCTCCAGCAGCAACGATTGCCACCTGGACTAATGCATGTAGAAGACTGACCTAGAGGAAATTTAGGTTCCTTTTACCAACGAGTTTCTTAGCTTTGCTAATGGAAAGTAAGGTGACACGTCATTGAAGAAAATACCAAAATAAACTAGATAAAATCCCAACAACAAGTAAGACTGAGAGTCTTCGAAAAGCACTCACTGATTGAAACTGTAACTAGAGGTTCCCTTTATCTTTACCAAACACAATAACTTGTATAAATTCTAGAAGGTAGTGGCAAAAAATTCCAATAAAACCTGAAGCAATCCCAGTTCCAATAACGGCTAAACTCAGCTTAAGGGATTTTGGTAACAACCTTAAACGTTTCCTTACCTGAGAAATCATTTCTTAGAGTTTCGACAAAATAGCTTTAAGCAATCCTTTGAAGTCTCCCTTAATGCGTTCAGTTACTTCTACAACTTCTTCGTGGTTCAATTCTTCTTGCAAACCAGCTGCAAAGTTAGAGATACATGAAATACCCAGAACTTTCAAGTCAGAATGTGCTGCGACGATAACCTCAGGAACTGTTGACATACCAACAGCATCTGCCCCCAATGACTTGAAGGCACGAATTTCAGCAGGAGTTTCATAAGTTGGACCAGTTACTCCAAGATAAACCCCTTCTTCCAACTTGATTCCAAGTTTATCAGCCACTTTATGAGCAATTTCGCGGTAGGCTGGAGTGTAAGCTTTAGACATATCTGGGAAACGTGGGCCAAAGTCATCCAAGTTTTTACCGATCAATGGGTTCTGACCAGTCATATTGATATGGTCAGTAATAGCCATCAAAGTACCAGGACCGAAGCCAATACCACCAGCAGCATTAGTTACAATAACACCTTCACAACCAAGAGCTTTCATAACACGTACAGGGAAAGTTACCACTTCAAGAGGATTTCCTTCATAAAAATGGAAACGTCCTTGAAGAGCCAATACCTTACGTCCAGACAAAGTACCATATACAAGTTTACCTGCATGACCGACTACTGTTGATTTCCCCCAGTTTGGAATATCTGCGTAATCGATTACAATAGCATCTTGGATCTCATCAGCCAATTCTCCAAGTCCAGAACCCAAAATCAAACCAAACTCAGGTTTTTCAATTCCTTTGCTTTCCAAAAAGGTTTGCGTAACTCTAATTTTTTCAAGTAGTGACATTCTAAATCTCCTTTAGTTCCTTATTTTTTCAAACAATGACCAATGTTTGAAAAAGTTCTTGCATTTCGAATCGTAATATAAGAATAAAATGATGACTTTAATAGATTTTTATGATAAACCGTTTGATTGTAGCTTGTCTTATCATGTTTCCCCCAGTAGACTCCTAATTCCCCAAAATGAAGAGTCTCATCTGCCAAATCAAAAGAATTTATTACTCTCTTCAATTCATCCTTGTCTAATTGAACTGTATAAAAGAGGACATCTTTTCTGTACAAATCATTTTCCTACCATTTCGGTAGATATTTACACTCATTTTGGTATTCCTCTAGTGTAAAAAGGGAAAAGACATTAATAAAGGCGTAAGACTTATTCAGAAATTCTTCTATGGCTAAAAGTAATTCTTCTATTAATAAAGGAAGAAACATTCTTAAAACCTAGTTTCTCAAGGTCATGGCAGAATTTTTCCATGACTACCCTATTACGACCGCCGACATTTATCCCACGAACCAGAAAAGTACAACGTTTCATTTTAGACAAGTTTATCCAAGAAACTTTCACCAATCATCGCTTTCTCAACACCGAAGTTATCCGCAATTGTTGCTGAGATATCAGCGAAATGTCCAACTGGAATCAAGCCACTACATTTGAAGGAAGGGCTGTAAGCCAAGAATGGGATGTATTCACGAGTATGGTCTGTACCAGCATAAGTTGGGTCATTACCATGGTCTGCAGTGATCATCAAGAGATCATCTTCTTTCATTGCAGCGATAATTTCAGGCAAGCGCTCGTCAAATTCATGCAAGCAATCGCGGTAGCCCTGTGGATTACGACGATGTCCGTAAAGGGCATCAAAGTCTACCAAGTTTGTGAAAGAGAAACCATGTTTAAAGTCTTCTGATGTCATAGCCTTAATCAAATTGTCCACACCGTGGTTATTTGATTTGTTATGACCCATATCGTGGTTGATACCTTCACCATTGAAGATATCACTAATCTTACCAACTGAGTAAGTGTCAATTCCTGCTTCGTTCAATTTGTCCAAAACAGTTGGAGCAAATGGTGAAATAGCCAAGTCACGACGGTTAGATGTACGAGTAAAGTTCCCAGGCTCACCAACGTAAGGACGAGCAATGATACGACCAAGAAGAGCTGGACGTTCCAAAGTGATAGAACGAGCAAATTCACAAATACGATACAATTCTTCAACAGGAATAATATCTTCGTGAGCTGCGATTTGAAGAACCGGGTCAGCTGATGTATAAATAATTAACTCACCAGTTTCCATTTGGCGTGGTCCGAAGTCATCGATAACTGCTGTACCAGAATAAGGTCTATTGGATTCACGAATAACCTTACGTCCTGAGAATTCTTCAATTTGAGTAAGAATTTCCTCTGGGAATCCATTCCAGAAAGTATCAAAAGGTTCTGTAATATTAAGTCCCATGATTTCCCAGTGACCTGTCATGGTATCTTTTCCAAGAGAGACTTCTTCTAACTTAGTTGCGTAACCAGTTGGATTGCTTTCAGCTGGAACAGTTTTCAAGGGTTGTTCGCGAGGAATATTTCCAAGACCAAGTTTAGCCATGTTTGGCACATTCAAACCAACAGTTTTAGAAATATGTCCAAGGGTATCTGAAGCTCCGTCAGGAACACCAGCATTGACAAAATTATTAGCATCTGGAGCTGCACCAATACCTACTGAATCAAGAACGATTAAATGCATTCGATTAAATTTGGACATAACAACACCACAAAGAGCTAAAATCTTTCGAAATTACCTCTTTCCTTTCTATATAATTATCTAGTGATAACATCACTATTAGGTTACTTTATTCATTTACAATTTAAAAGAAAAATTAAACAGGACTAATCCTTAACCTCAACAATCTTAACACCATCTTTTCCAGCGACGATAACCTTATTAACCATTCCATTGAATAAGCCATGTTCAACAACACCAGTCATAGCTTTTAGTTCGTCACCTAAAGCAACTGGGTTATTAATTTTGCCGAGATCCAAATCAATAATAAAGTTCTTCATATCTGTAACAAAGCGATCACCTTGTTCAGTTACTCGGAATGATGGCTTATAGCCCTTAGATTCAAAGTCGAGATACAAGCGATCAGCGCCATATTGAACAACTTCGACTGGTAATTTAAAAGCACCAAGTTGATCAACCATCTTAGACTCATCAACTACCCAGATGTACTTTTTCGTAGGTGTGGCAACGATTTTTTCCATCAAGAGGGCACCACCGCCACCTTTAATGCCGTTGAGTTGAGGATCTACTTCGTCGGCGCCATCAACGGTAACATCAATACTATCAATATCATCCACTGATTTCAAAGGAATACCTAGACCTTCAGCTTGCTTCGTTGTTTGACTAGACGTCGTTACACCTACTACACTGAGACCTTCCTCCTTTATTCGACGACCAATCTCCTCTACAAAGAAATAAGCTGTTGAGCCAGTACCTAGTCCAACAACCATGCCATCTTCAACAAATCCAGCAGCGTATACACCGGCGAGCTTTTTTAATTCATCCATGCAGATTTCCTTACATCTTTCTATATAGTCAGTCAAATTTATTATAACATGAGTGTTCTTTAAATTGCAACGATAAGTATGAAAAGGCTATCAAAAACTTTAAAACAATAAAACTAGACCCTAAAATTAGAATCAAATTTGAAGGTAGAAATAATATAGTAGCATCACTTAGTCTTCTTTACGATGCTTGAAGAATACTACGAAAGCTGAAAAAATCATCGAAATAAATCAAAGTAATTCTGCATTTCTTGTGTGCTCACCAGTTTGTGGCAACTCAGCTTGAGGAACTTCAGTATCTGGAGTCGGTGGTGTAGGTGGTAAAAAATGATACCCTCTCAATAACATAATTCTTATGCCATACAACAGTTAGTTTTTCTGGTGTTTTTGGTTCAACCGGTCTAGCTGGAACTTCAACCACTTTTGGTGTTGGAGTAGTTAGGTCCGTACCTACTGCAACAACCCATTTGCCATCATTTGATGAAAGGCTCAAAATCTCATAACAGTTAATCACATGCTTAATTAAATGCATATCCGTATATTCACGCATGCTTGACTGATTCAAATTACATAGGTGACAACAAATTTGTCACCTATGTA
This region of Streptococcus thermophilus genomic DNA includes:
- the deoD gene encoding purine-nucleoside phosphorylase, translating into MSIHIAAKQDEIADKILLPGDPLRAKFIAENFLEDAVCFNEVRNMFGYTGTYKGERVSVMGTGMGMPSISIYARELIVDYGVKKLIRVGTAGSLNEDVHVRELVLAQAAATNSNIIRNDWPQYDFPQIANFNLLDKAYHIAKNFGMTTHVGNVLSSDVFYSNYFEKNIELGKWGVKAVEMEAAALYYLAAQHQVDALAIMTISDSLVNPDEDTTAEERQNTFTDMMKVGLETLIAD
- a CDS encoding purine-nucleoside phosphorylase; the protein is MSLLEKIRVTQTFLESKGIEKPEFGLILGSGLGELADEIQDAIVIDYADIPNWGKSTVVGHAGKLVYGTLSGRKVLALQGRFHFYEGNPLEVVTFPVRVMKALGCEGVIVTNAAGGIGFGPGTLMAITDHINMTGQNPLIGKNLDDFGPRFPDMSKAYTPAYREIAHKVADKLGIKLEEGVYLGVTGPTYETPAEIRAFKSLGADAVGMSTVPEVIVAAHSDLKVLGISCISNFAAGLQEELNHEEVVEVTERIKGDFKGLLKAILSKL
- a CDS encoding phosphopentomutase; this encodes MSKFNRMHLIVLDSVGIGAAPDANNFVNAGVPDGASDTLGHISKTVGLNVPNMAKLGLGNIPREQPLKTVPAESNPTGYATKLEEVSLGKDTMTGHWEIMGLNITEPFDTFWNGFPEEILTQIEEFSGRKVIRESNRPYSGTAVIDDFGPRQMETGELIIYTSADPVLQIAAHEDIIPVEELYRICEFARSITLERPALLGRIIARPYVGEPGNFTRTSNRRDLAISPFAPTVLDKLNEAGIDTYSVGKISDIFNGEGINHDMGHNKSNNHGVDNLIKAMTSEDFKHGFSFTNLVDFDALYGHRRNPQGYRDCLHEFDERLPEIIAAMKEDDLLMITADHGNDPTYAGTDHTREYIPFLAYSPSFKCSGLIPVGHFADISATIADNFGVEKAMIGESFLDKLV
- a CDS encoding LCP family protein, which encodes MSSHMKRKQKRTSNRSWGMVNVGLTILYAILALVLLFTMFNYNFLSFRFLNIIITIGLLVVLAISIFLQKTKKSPLVTTVVLVIFSLVSLVGIFGFKQMIDITNRMNQTAAFSEVEMIIVVPKESDIKDVSQLTSVQAPTKVDKNNIEILMSALKKDKKVDVKVDDVASYQEAYDNLKSGKSKAMVLSGSYASLLESVDSNFASNLKTIYTYKIKKKNNNSAKQVDSKVFNIYISGIDTYGSISTVSRSDVNIIMTVNMNTHKILLTTTPRDAYVKIPGGGADQYDKLTHAGIYGVETSEQTLEDLYGIKIDYYARINFTSFLKLIDQLGGVTVHNDQAFTSLHGKFDFPVGDIQMNSEQALGFVRERYSLDGGDNDRGKNQEKVISAIVNKLASLKSVSNFTSIVNNLQDSVQTNISLDTINALANTQLDSGSKFTVTSQAVTGTGSTGQLTSYAMPNSSLYMMKLDNSSVASASQAIKNLMEEK
- the rpiA gene encoding ribose-5-phosphate isomerase RpiA; this encodes MDELKKLAGVYAAGFVEDGMVVGLGTGSTAYFFVEEIGRRIKEEGLSVVGVTTSSQTTKQAEGLGIPLKSVDDIDSIDVTVDGADEVDPQLNGIKGGGGALLMEKIVATPTKKYIWVVDESKMVDQLGAFKLPVEVVQYGADRLYLDFESKGYKPSFRVTEQGDRFVTDMKNFIIDLDLGKINNPVALGDELKAMTGVVEHGLFNGMVNKVIVAGKDGVKIVEVKD